The region TGTGTGGGTGCTAAAGACCCTGGGCTCTGACCAATGGACAGAATTGTCCTTTGAGCCAGCATCCCACAGGCAGTGGCACCCGAATCCCCACTCCCAGTCCCCATGGCAGAGGCCACAGAGCtggcattgtttccactgtctcaggAAGAAGGAGCCAAAGGCTGACCCTCAGCATAAATCAAGGCCTGacatggagagagaaagaaggctcCCAAGCCCAGAGTAGGCTGCAAGTCAGGGGCAAGAAAAGGGAGTTTTTTTGCAGTCATTCCATCCTTAGAAATAAGGGGAAAACTGGACCCTTTTCCACCACTTTGGTTCTGTAACGTACTCTACTGCTGAGCTCCAAGGGGATCTGCAAGCAAAGAAGGGTCTAAACAAATCAGGATAACTTTGCCCTGGCCAAAGACAAGAGTAACAAACAGGAAGACAGGTAAATGTGATCATTTGCAGGATGATGACGCTGGGAACTTCGGCTCTTCACATGGCTGCCAGCCCTACCGAGGACAACACAGTAAGAACCAAGACAACCACTCCAGACTGGTGTAGCTGGGAAATCGTCAGGCCTTTTCCTAGATCCCACATCtgtaaaagtaagaaaaaaatgtcagcaATCAGGGTCCTGGTCACTCATAGCACCTTTCTCAGCAAAGAACTCCACTTAGAAACAGGCGATTTCCCCCAGCACGATTCTAGAGAAAAGCACTTCTCCCTTATCCGTGACCTTCGCCTTCCTCGAAACCCACAATACGGTACCTGCCACCCTCTTGTCCCAGTGACAGTAAAGGGAATCGATTCTCAGTCCCTATATACAAGAACTTTCAGACTAAACAGATAAAACTTTCCCTTGTGACAACAAAACCAGATCAAGGTTTTCCCAAAGTGTGTTTCTCCAAAAACTAGTTCCTCAGAATGTTAAAAGGCATTACTCAAGTTCTGAGGTCAAATAAATTTGGCAAATGTTTAAATGCAAGACTTCTCAAACAATTTACTAATGCACACTGTTAATCTCCAAAATGGGGATATACTACATGGCTTTTTAGATAGTCAACCACTGAATCCTCTTTGGAAAGCAACATTTGTCCACTGGGGGAacgagtatttttaaaaaaaatactctttggggacttccctggtgatccagtggttaagactccacacttccaatgcagggggttcaatccctggtggggaaataatcccacatgattcaaggcatggccaaaaaaaaatacatactctTGAGATGTAGACTCAATTTTGTTTTGACTGTGACACACCCCCATGACTAAGAAATATCTTTTTAGTTAGTACCcaatgtctgtgtatatatattttatatataaaaattcatgaaATGATAAGCAATATTTATCAACACCTTGTTGATATATTCTGTATGGTATATtctattttaagttcttttttgttGGTAGCAACCCACTAAATAGATTTTCTACTCACTGAGTCaaaaaacacagtttaaaaaacaCTGATTTAGACTCTCTTGTGCCCTAGGGATATCAACATATCGTATTCTAAAAGCTCTCCTAGGGCTAAAGCAGAGTCTTCACGTTTCACACTTTCCACACATGACTGCATCAACACAAATGAGCCCAAACTTTAAGAAtgcttcagagaaaaattagaacCTGGAAAAAACTCAAGATGAGAAGATGTCCCTACCTCAGGTGTCAAACAGCTTCTACCTAGATAAGATTAGGAATCAAAGAGACAAACAGTTGCTTGCTTATAAAGGAACAGCTCAGTTCAggtgctgtcatgtccaactctttgcagccccatggactgcagcacgccaggcctccctgtccatcaccaactcccagagcttgctcaaactcatatccatcaagtcagtgatgccattcaaccatctcatcctctgtcgtccccttctcctcccaccttcagtctttcccagcatcagggtcttttccaatgagtcagttcttcacatcaggtggcccaaagtattggagtttcagtttcagaattactccttccaatgaatattcaggattgacttcctttaggatagactggttggatctctgcaatccaagggattctcaagagtcttcctcaatacgacagttcaaaagcatcaattcttcagtgctcagctttctttatggtccaactctcacatctatacacgactactggaaaaaccatagcttcaactagacagacctttgttggtaaagtaatgtctctgctttttaatatgctgtctaggttggtcatagcttttctcccaaagagcaagcatcttttaatttcatggcagcagtcaccatctgcagtgattctggagcccaagaaaatagcctctgtttccactgtttccccatctatttgccatgaagtgatgggatcagatgccatgatcttagttttctgaaagttgagtttgaagccagttttttcactcttttctttcacttacatcaacaggctctttagttcctcttcactttctgtcataagggtggtgccatctgcctgcttctcccagcaattttgattccagcttgtgttttatccagcccagcatttcacaagatgtactctgcatataagttaaataaacatggtgacaatatacagccatgacattctccttttccaatttggaaccagtctgttgttcatgtctggttctaactgttgtttcttgacctgcagatttctcaggaggcaggtaaggtggtctggtattaccatctctttcagaattttccagtttgctgtgatccacacaaaggctttggcataatcaatgaagcagaagtagatgtttttctgtaactctctcactttttcgatgatccagtggatgttggcaatttgatctctggttcctctgccttttctaaattcagtttgaacatttggaagttcttggttcattactattgaagcctggcttggacaattttgagcattactttgctagtgtgtgagatgaacgcaattgtgtggtagttagaacattctttggcattgcctttcttgtggattggaatgaaaactggccttttccagtcctgtggccactggtgagttttccaaatttgctggcatattgaatgcagccctttcactgcatcatctctcaggatttgaaatagctcaactggaattccatcccttccactagttttgttcatagtgacgctttctaaggcccacttgacttcgcactccaggatgtctggcactagatgagtgatcacaccatcatggttatctgggtcatgaagatcttttttgtacagttcttctgtgtattcttgccacctcttcttagaatcttctgcttctgttaggtccatactgtttctgtcctttattgtgctcatctttgcatgaaatattcccctggtatctctaattttcttgaagagatcgagatctctagtctttcccagtctattgttttcctctgtatctttgcactgatcatttaggctttcttttctctccttgctattctttggaactctgaaatcAGAAGGgtgttatctttccttttctcctttgcttttctcttctcttcttttctcagctatgtgtaaggcctcctcagacaaccattttgcctttttgcatttctttttcttggggatgggcttgatccctatctcctgtacaatgtcacaaaccaccatccatagttcttcaggcactctgtctatcagatctaatccctcaaatctatttgtcacttccactgtataatcataagggatttgatttaggtcatacctgaatgttatAGTGGCTTTCCTTAGTTTTTTCAAtcttaaattttgcaataaggagttcatgatatgagccacagtcagctcctggtcttgtttttgctgactgtatagagcttctccatctttggctgcaaagaatataatcaatctgattttggtattgaccatctggtgatgtccatgtgtagagtcttctcttatgttgttggaagaaggtgtttgctatgaccagtgtgttctcttggcaaaactctgttagcctttgccctgcttctttttttacttcaaggccaaatttgcctgttactcaacgcatctcttgacttcctacttttgcattccagtcccctataaggaaaaggacatcttttttgtgtgttaattctagaaggtcttttaggtcttcatagaactgttcaacttcagcttcttcagcattactggttggggcatagacttggattactgtgatactgaatggtttgccttggaaatgaacagaggtcattctgtcatttttgaaagtgtacctaagtactgtatttcagactctttggttgactatgagggctattccatttcttctaagggattcttgcccacagtaggaaATATAATGGTCacttgaattaaattcacccatttcagtccattttagttcactgattcctaaaatgtcaatgttcacttttgccatcttctgtttgatcacttccaatttaccttgattcatggacctaacagtccaggttcctatgcagtactgctctttacagtatcggactttacttccatcaccagtcacacccacaaatgagtgttgtttttgctttggctctagctcttcattctttctggagctgtttctccactcttctccagtagtatattgggcacctaccaacctggggagttcatctttcagtgtcatatctttttgccttttcatactattcatggggcaCAGtgctttcaaaaaaataaaggtacAATGCTTTACAAAAATATTGAGTTCTACTGGGTGGTGGTGATAGGGGTATATTCTCTCGCATATCAGAGACCCTGTCACTTCCTACTCTCTTTCATCAATTCCACCCTCCActccattagattttttttttccttttaatgttaaGGGTAGATGTGTATTTACATGAATATGAATGTACAGGGAAAGTTCTGGATGTGATCTTGGAGAGACAGCAGTGAGCAGTCCTAGAGAAAAGTTCTTAGTTcctgcccaggaactgaacctgggtagcctggatgaaaaccaggaatcctagccaccagaccaccaggggatAGAGCCCCATTAGATCTTCTGGCAGCACAATTATCAAGCTCAGAGTGCAAGAACTATGGACTGTCACAGAGAACAAAATCCTGTCCCACACTCAGAGCCAGGACTTGCTAGAACAAACAAAAGCAGATTTAAGGGCTTAAGAAAAGCCCTGACTGAGTTCTGACATTTTATAAAATCTCTTCCCCATCCCTCTCCCCATTCTGAGACAAAAGCAAATATATGGCAAGTCCCTGCCTGAGCCAGGATGCCAACAGAGGAAGCTGATCAGCTGATTTTATTGGAGAGCTTTGTTCCAATAAAGCTTATTCTGTTTGGAATAAGAAGTCATTAAAGGAAAtgttctccctctgcctcccctccccctgaggGAAGTGAAGTCATTTTGAATCAAACTGAACACTGCCCCAGGGAACAGTTAATAGATACGCTTAATTTAATAGGTCATTTAGTCTCTCACTTTTCTGACTCCATTAAACTGTCTACTGGACCAGAGTAAAATTCACAAAGTGCTTGTCTCTAAGCTCTAATGTGGAAGCTACAAAAGGTCAAATTAAGGCAAGAACATCCAACTGACAGATGGCTCAGGGTGAGAGATAATGGAAAACCATAAAGAAGGAAGCTGTAATTATCTTcctgacaaaggaagcaagaccaGGGGTAGGGAGACCACAAAATATAAATCTTCAAGTGCTGTAGTAGAGATTGATCCCTGACCTGGGGCaggtttgatttctttaaaaaaagaaggggacACCAGTTTGAATTGACCCCAAGCTCATATAGGAGGCAATCTGGACAGAGTTCAGGCTGTCAAAAGATTTCTAAACCCAGTATTGAGATCCTAGATACTCGGTTTCTTGTTGAAGTTGGTCCCATTCTAGTagttcaaaacaaataaaaaacaaaagcagttaACATAACCCAATATCAAGTTAATAATAATCAGTATACTTGACTCCAGATTTGTCACTTTGTCCTGATGGGAAGATTAAGACTGAAAGCAGTAACTATGTTATCTCGTTCATAAACGAACCTCCAATGTCTACAGCAGTGCCTGACACAACAGGTAACAATTTCTGTCTGATAAATATGCCTTCTATGCCAGACTGTGGCCTGGCCTCAGGGCTCTCCTTTAGTAATGACCCTGTGAAACTGAAGAGCTCACTGAGACCCTGAGAGCATCTGCCAGGTCTACGTCCGCGCTCAGCCACATCACCAGCTGTGCTGCCGGGCACTGCTCAGGCAGTCGAGCTTAGCTTTGTCCAAGAGGCCCCTGAGCAAACATCCAGCACAACTAACTTTAAGAACAGTACTAAACCCAGATCAGGAACGAGAATCCTCTGAGTCTCTCCGTTCCTTTCACCTAGAAAATATACAAGTCTACAATTAACTTACCAAGTGTCGGATTCCATTCCAGGTGTGATACATGAGAGGGAAGACAAGTGCAaatttggctgtgtggatcagtGCTGGCCCCAAACACAGGGACTTCACAAATTCCAAATGAGACTCAAAGCTCCCAGGGACCAAGAGGGCCGACAAGCCAAAAAGAGAGACTCCTGAGGAGAAACAAAATAAGCCCATCACAGCGGTCCATCAGCTACAaccaataaaacacataaaaCTGGTTTCTATGACAGTCCCTAGCACTTCACACAATTCTAAACCAATTTAAAATGGGGAAGATTTAAACGAATGTTCACATGTGTCGTAGGAGATAGGTTCCTTGGAATCTGACTCCAATTTCTTAcatttagaatatatattttagcatCTTAATCATCCAACAATCTGAAagtgtttaattttgatgaactTTTTGGGGCTGTCCATTACTCCATTAGTCTGGAAGGACGCTgatgctgagaataactaccatGGCTTTCAGTTCTTTGACGAAACTTCAGATTGTTGGAGCATTCACTGTATTCCGGGGATGCAGCTTTCTGTAAGTTTGCTGTGGCTGAACCAAGAAAGCAAGCATATGCAGACTACTACAGAAATTATAATTCCATGAAAGATTTTTGAGGAGATGAGGAAGGCTGGTATCTTTCAGAGTGCAAAGTGATTTCACAACGTAAAGAATTTCTTTAGGTTGAGTTCCATGGAAGTTTGTCATTGAACTGTAATCTGAACTACGAAACTATGACATAAGAATAACGGAATAAGGAATAATTTGTGTTGATAAGTCAACAAAtactatggaaaaaaataaaaatgcaatgccaacaagaaagtaaaaagacaacatATACAATGAGAGAAAATTTTTGCGCATTCTTATGTCTGATAAGGGACTTGTATACAGAATATATTAAAGACTCTTACAGCTCAATAATTAAAAAGACAACctagtttaaaaatgggcagaggatgcGAATAAATCTCTCCCCAAAGAAGATAAGTAAAAGGTtcataagtatatgaaaagatgctcagtaccattagccactagggaaatgcagatcaaaactatgAGAagccacttcacacccactaggctATACCATTAGTGATCCATACCCATgggctctgcattcaaatgaatttgaatggaaaatataagaaaaagattccaggactttcctggtgatccagtggttaagaatccagctacaaatgcagaggacacgggttcaacccctggcccaggaagacctTAGATACTAGAAAATGCTTCTCAGAAATGTTTTGCTTTCCCTCAGGGCATGAATACtcctgccaccccaccccctagAGGCTGCAGGGGAAGAGAcaggcagagtatatcatgagattAGTTTGACAACACTTTAGATAAAACAGCAATCAGATGCTGGCAACCTGAGTTTTAATCATCATTTGAATAGACTCACCAAGGCCCTTTtagctgttttcattttcttttgcagtGACATCTACAGGGGTTTGCTGGGAAGAAGTATCAAAGTTTACGATGGCTTCTGGAAGTGCCAACAGGATTTACTGACAATCTGCACAGTTCTTTGTGTTGTAGCACTTAACTGCAGAGGAGCAGGCTGAAGTTGGTCTTGGCAGTCAATAGAAAGCactatttaatttttctcagtgATTAGATGGGACAGCTTCAGTGGCTTTGTTTTCCCAATTTAAATTGTTTAGATGTTAGAAAAGTCTCTCCTCAGGTTCTAGGAGGAGAGTCTATTTTCTGCTTCCCAGTATACTAAACATTAAGAAGAGGACTTGGGAAATTCCATACTTAATTTCTTTTCACATACTTTTCGTTTGTAAAGAGAAAGCTTTGGCCAACTTGTGACTGAATTAACTGATTGACATTCTGTGTTTGAAGATGTGACACAATAAGAAATACACATGTGGTCTTTTTCCCAAATCCTGGTACACAGCTCCTAAAACTCTAGGAGTGAGTTTTTTGTATACTAATGAGATGGCTGGTAGCCGGGGGTGCCTAGACACCTTCGGGATGGGGGGCAAGCTGCCAGGAAGAGCAAAGCATGATTGGAGGATTGGGATTTTTAGTCCCATacatccctccccttccctgtcTACTCCCCGCTTCCTCTcactacatacacacacctgtGAGTGACTGGTGATCGAGCTAATGACCAATGGCCAATGATTAATCAATCCTGCCTAAGCACTGAAGCCACCATAAACTATAGAATTTGGACAGCTTCTAGGTTATTGAACACAAGGATGTGCTGGGAGGGTGGTGTGCCCAGAGAGGGCATGGAAGCTTCATACACACTTTCCTCTCCATTCCCGTATACCTTGCCCTTTGTAATCTCCTCCattggtttttattttgaaaaccagTATGTCTAAATAAAGTGTCTTCCTGAGTTATGGTGAGCTCTTCTAGTAAATTATCAAAACTGAAGAAGGGATCAAGGGAACCCTGGTTTACAGctgtaactttatatatataattctcaAAGTCCTAGCTAGGCATTATAAGCAGAAAAGGAAGTGATGATAATAGTAGCTAGAAAGTGATAAAGTTGGAACTGAACTCAGAAATACCCAAAGTTTGTGCTTTTTCTCTACACTGTCTCAGTTGGGAACAACCAGGGTGTAACACTTCACATCTGAGAATCAATAACTCATGTCCTACCTCATGAAAAGCCCAGAAAAACAGGGATTTCAGAGTTCCATTAGTTACTTTATAATCTGTCAGTTCTTTGGCTTTTCTAGAAAAGAAGTGACTACCTGAGCAGGTTGCCTATACAGTCAAGTGACCTCTCACTGAAGTTCTGATTTTCAATCCGACCTGTTTTTAAAGACTATCCAGAACATTCAGGACCACTCTTCTTCTCATTCAAGTTAACTGTACAATTTATTTACAGCTGCATTCTacattaggacttccctggtggctcagagatggtaaagcgtctgcctacaatgtgggagacctgggttctatccctgggttgggaagatcctctggagaaggaaatggcaacccactccagtactcttgcctggaaaatcccatggatggaggagcctggtaagttacagttcatggggtcgcaaagagtcggacatgactgagcaacttcactcacttctTCTAACGTATCTTTTGTTTGGcacccacattttatttttcaaatctcattctttaaaaaaaaaaaaatttatttggctgtgctgggtcttagttgtggcatgtgggctctagttccctgaccagggatagaactcaggcccCTTgcatgggagcatggagtcttagccactggaccaccagaggagtcccTCAAATCTCATTCTTTTCATTGTTGTACATTGCATTTTGATTAGCCTTTCCCAGTCTTATGCACATTACAGCTTCAGCTACCTGCATTTTCAAGGAATTTACCTAATTTCACCTAGATTTTTACACTGTTGCTATGAAAAATCACAAGTATTTTAATCCCATACAGAACCTAAGCAATGGAAAAGTGTTACTGgcttctttttccatcttttaaagaaCTGCTTGTAAAGTTCTTCCTCAATAAATTCTATTTAAAGTCAAACTAGTGTCATCATGCTTTTTTAAGTTCAACATGCTTTTTAGAGTATCAGCCACAAAATCTCTACAGTATGAATAAACACCTCATCATGGATTTGTCTAGCCCAGCTCATTCTGTTACTGAAACAATTGAGAACGTAAACTTTTTTTGATTTCTTATGGTCTACGGGATCAAGTTCCAACTTCTCAACACAGCGGTCAAAGTCCTTTACAGTCCAGGACACTTTCCAGCCTTATCTTTTGCCACTTTTTCCATGACACAACTCTTAAACAATCTAGTTATCATTATCCAACCTTATCTTCTGCCACTTCCGTAACACAGCTCTTAAACAAGCAGACCTATTTATCATCATTCAAGATTCTGGATGCTTTCCAAACCCTGGGCCTTTGCATCTGGTTTCTCTGTTGGAAC is a window of Muntiacus reevesi chromosome 1, mMunRee1.1, whole genome shotgun sequence DNA encoding:
- the SDHC gene encoding succinate dehydrogenase cytochrome b560 subunit, mitochondrial isoform X2, producing MLAVIASVPTLVLSSVSEMLFLWEPQPKKRWRGSGVRTLVQTVLCRPISASTGVSLFGLSALLVPGSFESHLEFVKSLCLGPALIHTAKFALVFPLMYHTWNGIRHLMWDLGKGLTISQLHQSGVVVLVLTVLSSVGLAAM
- the SDHC gene encoding succinate dehydrogenase cytochrome b560 subunit, mitochondrial isoform X1; protein product: MAALLLRHVGRHCLRAHLSPQLCIRNAVPLGTTAKEEMERFWSKNISSNRPLSPHISIYSWSLPMAMSICHRGTGIALSAGVSLFGLSALLVPGSFESHLEFVKSLCLGPALIHTAKFALVFPLMYHTWNGIRHLMWDLGKGLTISQLHQSGVVVLVLTVLSSVGLAAM